The following coding sequences are from one Halomonas sp. HAL1 window:
- a CDS encoding homoserine dehydrogenase — protein MKPVRVGICGLGTVGGGTFNVLTRNADDISRRAGRPIVIEQVAHRSIHPDCDITGINATSDVFEVATNPNVDVLVELIGGYDIARELVLTAIANGKHVVTANKALIAVHGNEIFKAAHEKGVIVAFEAAVAGGIPVIKSLREGLGANRIEWVAGIINGTGNYILTHMRDEGRAFEDVLAEAQALGYAESDPTFDVEGIDAAHKLTILASIAYGVPLQFEKAFTEGISRITAEDVEQADNLGYVIKHLGISKRTDQGLELRVHPTLIPKERLLANVHGVKNAIAIMGDAVGPTLYYGAGAGAEPTASAVVADLLDVARDISTDHHYRVPYLAFSGIDEDVTQLPIMPMEDIITAYYLRLLAVDRPGVLARVATILAEQGISIEALIQKEATEGELVPIILLTHRTKERQMNEAIREIESMADIAGPVTRIRVESLDEGE, from the coding sequence TTGAAACCGGTAAGAGTAGGTATTTGTGGTTTAGGCACTGTCGGTGGCGGCACCTTTAACGTATTGACCCGCAACGCTGACGATATTTCGCGTCGTGCTGGCCGCCCTATTGTGATTGAGCAGGTTGCTCACCGCAGTATTCATCCTGACTGCGATATTACCGGCATCAATGCTACCTCTGATGTGTTTGAAGTTGCCACCAATCCCAATGTGGATGTCCTGGTGGAGCTAATTGGCGGTTACGATATCGCTCGCGAACTGGTGCTGACGGCGATCGCCAATGGCAAACACGTGGTCACCGCCAACAAAGCGCTGATTGCCGTGCACGGTAACGAAATCTTCAAGGCCGCTCATGAAAAGGGCGTTATCGTGGCATTTGAAGCCGCGGTCGCAGGCGGCATTCCGGTGATCAAATCGCTGCGCGAAGGCTTGGGTGCCAACCGTATCGAATGGGTGGCGGGCATTATCAACGGCACTGGCAACTACATTCTTACCCATATGCGCGACGAAGGCCGGGCATTTGAAGACGTGCTCGCGGAAGCCCAGGCGCTGGGCTACGCCGAATCCGACCCCACGTTTGATGTGGAGGGTATCGATGCTGCGCACAAGCTGACGATTTTGGCCTCGATTGCTTACGGCGTGCCGCTGCAGTTCGAGAAAGCCTTTACCGAAGGCATTTCACGGATTACTGCGGAAGACGTCGAGCAAGCCGACAATCTGGGCTATGTGATCAAGCACTTGGGTATCTCTAAGCGTACCGATCAAGGCCTTGAGCTACGCGTTCACCCCACGCTGATTCCTAAAGAGCGCCTACTGGCCAATGTGCATGGTGTGAAAAATGCCATTGCGATCATGGGCGATGCCGTTGGGCCGACGCTTTACTACGGTGCTGGTGCGGGCGCAGAGCCGACTGCTTCAGCGGTCGTGGCCGATTTGCTCGACGTAGCGCGGGATATCTCCACCGATCACCACTACCGAGTGCCTTACCTGGCGTTCAGCGGCATTGACGAAGATGTCACTCAGCTACCCATCATGCCGATGGAAGATATCATCACGGCGTACTACCTGCGTCTGCTGGCAGTAGACCGCCCCGGCGTGCTGGCGCGAGTAGCAACGATTCTGGCCGAGCAGGGCATCTCTATCGAAGCGCTGATTCAGAAAGAGGCCACCGAGGGTGAACTGGTGCCGATCATTCTGCTGACCCACCGCACCAAAGAGAGACAGATGAACGAAGCGATCCGTGAAATTGAATCGATGGCCGATATCGCCGGGCCGGTAACACGCATTCGCGTGGAAAGCCTGGACGAAGGGGAGTAA
- the trmD gene encoding tRNA (guanosine(37)-N1)-methyltransferase TrmD codes for MWIGVVSLFPEMFDALTQQGVVGRAVEKQRIALEFWNPRNYATDRHRSVDDRPYGGGPGMLMKVDTLRSAIFAARERAQQATGLVPTVIYLSPQGRKLDQQGVQALASAGPLVVVAGRYEGIDERVVESDIDEEWSIGDYVLSGGELPAMVLIDAAARLIPGVLGHQDSAVEDSFNDGLLDCPHYTRPEIIDGRQVPDVLLSGNHAAIKRWRLKQSLGRTWQRRPDLLEGRPLDAEQHKLLNEFIEEHALSTK; via the coding sequence ATGTGGATTGGGGTTGTATCGTTGTTTCCCGAAATGTTCGACGCGTTAACGCAACAGGGCGTAGTCGGGCGAGCGGTAGAGAAACAGCGTATCGCACTGGAGTTTTGGAACCCGCGAAATTACGCCACTGACCGCCATCGTAGCGTAGATGACCGCCCTTATGGCGGTGGTCCAGGGATGTTGATGAAAGTCGACACTCTGCGCTCAGCGATCTTTGCGGCTCGTGAGCGGGCGCAACAAGCCACCGGCTTAGTGCCGACGGTGATCTATCTATCGCCTCAAGGGCGCAAGCTGGATCAGCAGGGCGTTCAAGCACTGGCTTCCGCCGGGCCTTTAGTGGTCGTGGCGGGGCGCTATGAAGGCATTGATGAACGCGTGGTGGAGAGTGACATTGATGAAGAGTGGTCGATTGGTGACTATGTGCTGAGCGGCGGTGAGCTGCCAGCGATGGTGCTGATCGATGCAGCGGCAAGGCTGATTCCCGGCGTGCTGGGCCATCAGGATTCCGCTGTCGAAGACTCGTTTAATGACGGTCTGTTAGACTGCCCACATTACACTCGTCCGGAAATAATTGACGGGCGCCAAGTGCCAGATGTGCTGTTAAGCGGTAATCATGCAGCGATCAAGCGCTGGCGATTAAAGCAGTCACTAGGCCGGACATGGCAACGCCGTCCAGACCTATTGGAAGGGCGACCGTTAGACGCCGAACAGCACAAGCTGTTAAATGAGTTTATCGAGGAACACGCTCTGTCCACTAAGTAA
- the rplS gene encoding 50S ribosomal protein L19 translates to MSSKSKVIQAIESEQMGKEIPAFAPGDTIVVQVKVKEGTRERLQAFEGVVIGKRNRGLNSAFTVRKISHGVGVERTFQTYSPLVDSIEVKRRGDVRQAKLYYLRERSGRSARIKEKLA, encoded by the coding sequence ATGAGCAGCAAAAGCAAAGTGATCCAGGCGATCGAATCTGAGCAAATGGGCAAGGAAATTCCTGCCTTTGCCCCCGGCGACACCATTGTCGTTCAGGTTAAAGTAAAAGAAGGCACTCGTGAGCGTCTTCAGGCGTTTGAAGGTGTGGTCATCGGTAAGCGTAACCGTGGCCTGAACTCCGCGTTCACCGTGCGTAAAATTTCTCACGGCGTTGGCGTTGAGCGTACCTTCCAGACCTACAGCCCGCTGGTTGACTCGATTGAAGTCAAACGTCGTGGTGATGTTCGTCAAGCCAAGCTTTACTACCTGCGCGAGCGCAGCGGTCGTTCTGCACGTATCAAGGAAAAGCTGGCTTAA
- the rpsP gene encoding 30S ribosomal protein S16 codes for MVTIRLARGGAKKRPFYHLTVTDSRNARDGRFIERIGFFNPVARGQEERLRVDLDRVVHWQSQGAQLSGRVAELVKEARKQA; via the coding sequence ATGGTTACCATTCGTTTGGCCCGTGGTGGCGCCAAGAAGCGTCCCTTTTACCACTTGACCGTTACTGACTCTCGTAACGCCCGCGACGGTCGTTTCATCGAGCGTATCGGCTTCTTCAACCCGGTTGCCCGTGGTCAGGAAGAGCGTCTGCGCGTTGACCTAGATCGCGTTGTTCACTGGCAGAGCCAAGGCGCCCAGTTGTCTGGTCGTGTTGCTGAGCTAGTTAAAGAAGCACGCAAACAGGCTTAA
- a CDS encoding DHH family phosphoesterase: MTSVTDLPHSTLTSSKSEPRLEPRPVDEALYARAQAEGLSELQARLLASRLPGYSGELLPLISPSLRYLAHPEKLADGKRAAERIAQAVAEGEAIGILTDYDVDGITSHVVIRRTLVELFGVPEGKLHSLIGHRIHDGYGISLPLVERTLAQKPFPTLVITADCGSSDEPRIARLKAAGIDVVVSDHHALPIEGPPSSAYACVNPTRSDCDYPDKTIAGCMVAWLLMSLARGVLIEWGALSESTPKLSPWLSYVALGTVADCVSLGGSPANRAVVNQGLKLINRMDAACWRAMATRLGADSVPFNAETLAFQMGPRINARSRLDDPYAALHFMLAENDGVANRQLDVLDQDNQSRKAIEADMAAEARTLAAAALDADEPAVVVLLEDGHPGVQGIVASRLVQAYGRPALVLTQASAPGMLTGSGRSIDGLHLRDALQRTFELAPQALPRFGGHSGAAGVGVPRDQLEAFKTAFLQAVGEQLEGRTLYPRLWTDGELSTAQLSLTTLTEIETLGPYGREFDPPLFEGRFIVEALRPVGADGAHLMLELSTGPVTCKAIWFRALTPGELPGFNVGDTLHCAYKLNRNRWRGRETLQLMVEHASAI, from the coding sequence ATGACCTCAGTGACCGATTTACCCCATAGCACGCTGACGTCTAGCAAGAGCGAACCGCGTTTAGAGCCTCGTCCTGTGGACGAGGCGCTTTATGCCCGTGCCCAAGCCGAAGGCTTAAGCGAACTGCAGGCACGGCTGCTGGCGTCCCGGTTGCCCGGCTACAGCGGCGAGCTGTTGCCGCTAATCTCGCCTAGCCTGCGCTATCTGGCGCATCCCGAGAAGCTTGCGGACGGTAAGCGCGCCGCCGAACGTATCGCTCAGGCGGTGGCAGAGGGCGAAGCGATCGGTATTCTTACCGACTACGATGTGGACGGCATCACCTCCCATGTGGTGATCCGGCGCACGCTGGTGGAGCTGTTTGGGGTGCCGGAAGGCAAGCTGCACAGTCTGATCGGCCATCGTATTCACGACGGCTATGGGATTAGCCTACCGCTGGTAGAGCGCACCCTTGCGCAAAAGCCGTTTCCGACCCTGGTGATTACCGCCGACTGTGGCAGCTCCGATGAGCCGCGTATCGCACGCCTAAAAGCGGCGGGTATCGATGTGGTGGTCAGCGACCACCATGCGCTGCCTATCGAGGGGCCACCATCTTCTGCTTATGCCTGTGTAAATCCTACTCGCTCGGACTGTGACTACCCTGACAAAACCATCGCCGGCTGTATGGTGGCGTGGCTGTTGATGTCACTGGCGCGCGGTGTGCTGATTGAGTGGGGAGCGCTGTCAGAGTCGACGCCCAAGCTGTCGCCCTGGCTCTCCTACGTTGCGCTAGGCACAGTAGCGGATTGCGTCTCCTTGGGCGGCAGTCCTGCCAACCGCGCGGTGGTCAATCAAGGGTTAAAGCTGATTAATCGCATGGACGCCGCCTGCTGGCGGGCCATGGCCACGCGGCTAGGTGCCGACAGCGTGCCGTTTAACGCCGAGACGTTAGCGTTTCAGATGGGGCCGCGTATCAACGCCCGCTCGCGGCTGGACGACCCCTACGCGGCGCTGCACTTTATGCTGGCCGAGAACGATGGTGTCGCCAATCGTCAGCTCGACGTGCTGGATCAGGATAACCAGTCCCGCAAAGCGATTGAGGCCGATATGGCCGCCGAGGCGCGCACTCTCGCTGCGGCGGCTCTGGACGCCGACGAGCCCGCCGTGGTGGTGCTGCTGGAAGACGGGCACCCCGGCGTACAGGGTATCGTCGCCTCGCGATTGGTGCAGGCCTACGGACGCCCGGCACTAGTGCTAACGCAAGCGTCGGCGCCGGGCATGCTAACCGGCTCTGGCCGCTCGATTGACGGGCTGCACCTGCGCGATGCCCTTCAGCGTACCTTTGAGCTTGCTCCTCAGGCGTTACCGCGGTTTGGCGGCCATAGTGGCGCGGCAGGGGTAGGCGTGCCACGGGATCAGCTTGAGGCCTTTAAAACGGCTTTCTTGCAGGCAGTGGGCGAGCAGTTGGAGGGACGAACGCTCTATCCGCGCCTTTGGACGGATGGCGAACTCTCCACGGCGCAGCTTTCGCTGACGACATTAACGGAGATCGAAACACTCGGCCCCTACGGGCGTGAATTCGACCCACCGCTGTTTGAAGGCCGCTTTATTGTTGAGGCGCTGCGCCCGGTGGGAGCTGATGGCGCGCACCTGATGCTAGAGCTTTCCACTGGCCCCGTGACCTGCAAAGCGATCTGGTTTCGTGCCTTAACACCGGGGGAGCTGCCAGGGTTTAACGTGGGCGATACGCTGCACTGTGCCTATAAGCTCAATCGTAATCGTTGGCGTGGCCGCGAAACGCTGCAGTTAATGGTTGAGCACGCTAGCGCTATCTAA
- the thrC gene encoding threonine synthase has protein sequence MRYISTRGQAPALSFEEVVLTGMASDGGLYVPETLPEFSREELADMAGLSYAEIAFRVMKPFVNGEIDDATFHSIVTEAYATFNHDAVVPLKQLDANHFLLEQFHGPTLAFKDVALQLLGRLLDHFLKKRGERAVIMGATSGDTGSAAIEGCRHCDNLDIFILHPHNRVSEVQRRQMTSVLANNVFNIAIEGNFDDAQAMVKASFADQTFLNGTRLVAVNSINWARIMAQIVYYIASGVALGAPHREVSFCVPSANFGNVFAGYMAYKMGLPVKQFIIATNANDILHRTLAANDFSKKELAATLAPSMDIVVSSNFERLLFDAYDRDGLAVAALLERFQQEPSALADAPLAKLREKFSSYSVDDATILEVIRDAHKRTGEMLDPHTATGYIAAERARADQSTPMITLATAHPAKFAEAVVKAGFLGVPLPPHMEDLLEREERYTVLPAELAAVQQYVAENRR, from the coding sequence ATGCGCTATATCAGCACGCGTGGGCAGGCGCCCGCGCTCTCCTTTGAAGAGGTCGTACTCACCGGCATGGCCAGCGACGGCGGACTGTATGTGCCAGAGACGCTGCCGGAGTTTTCCCGTGAGGAGCTCGCCGATATGGCCGGGCTATCCTACGCGGAGATTGCCTTTCGGGTGATGAAGCCGTTTGTGAACGGTGAAATCGACGATGCCACGTTCCACAGCATTGTGACCGAAGCCTACGCGACGTTTAATCACGATGCGGTCGTGCCACTTAAGCAGCTAGATGCCAATCACTTCCTGCTCGAGCAGTTTCATGGCCCGACGCTGGCGTTCAAAGATGTGGCGCTACAGTTGCTCGGCCGCTTGCTGGATCACTTTCTGAAAAAGCGCGGCGAGCGCGCAGTGATTATGGGCGCCACCTCGGGTGATACCGGCTCCGCGGCGATTGAGGGCTGCCGCCACTGCGACAACCTGGATATCTTTATTCTGCACCCGCACAACCGGGTCTCAGAAGTTCAGCGTCGTCAAATGACCTCGGTACTGGCCAATAACGTCTTCAATATTGCCATCGAAGGCAATTTCGACGACGCCCAGGCGATGGTCAAGGCCAGCTTTGCCGATCAAACGTTCCTGAACGGCACGCGTCTGGTAGCGGTCAACTCGATCAACTGGGCGCGCATTATGGCTCAGATCGTTTACTACATCGCCTCAGGCGTCGCGCTGGGTGCACCGCACCGCGAGGTGAGCTTCTGCGTACCGTCCGCCAACTTTGGCAACGTGTTTGCGGGCTATATGGCCTACAAAATGGGCCTGCCGGTGAAGCAGTTCATCATCGCCACCAACGCCAACGATATTCTGCACCGTACGCTGGCCGCCAACGACTTCTCCAAAAAAGAGCTGGCGGCGACGCTGGCGCCTTCCATGGATATCGTGGTGTCGTCTAACTTCGAGCGGCTGCTGTTTGATGCCTATGATCGCGACGGCTTAGCCGTGGCAGCCCTGCTTGAGCGCTTCCAGCAGGAGCCCTCGGCTCTGGCCGATGCGCCGCTGGCCAAGCTGCGCGAGAAGTTCTCAAGCTATAGCGTGGACGACGCAACGATTCTGGAAGTGATTCGTGACGCTCATAAACGCACCGGTGAGATGCTCGATCCGCATACGGCGACCGGTTATATTGCCGCTGAGCGCGCCCGGGCTGATCAGTCAACGCCGATGATTACCCTGGCGACTGCGCATCCGGCCAAGTTTGCCGAGGCCGTGGTAAAAGCGGGTTTCTTAGGCGTGCCGCTGCCGCCACATATGGAAGACCTGCTAGAGCGCGAAGAGCGTTACACCGTGCTGCCAGCAGAGCTTGCCGCTGTGCAGCAGTATGTTGCGGAAAACCGGCGTTGA
- a CDS encoding DsbC family protein, whose protein sequence is MQNITHEVELMMRQRRFLVFPLLIASSLLPAVAQADEITDRLSESLSVNGQAMPVEAVTETPMSGVYHVRLESGESFYSNADGSHFLVGDLYENAPDGLVNLTEQEQNQERADALAAVPESELVVFRGADEPKATVTVFTDPTCPYCARLHETIPELNERGIAVHYMAFPRAGMGSQAATTLQQVWCSDNRSEAMTQAKEGEAISSAADCDNPVAGQYDLGKALGVQGTPAIILPNGQLVPGFVPPERLSAMLGLDDE, encoded by the coding sequence ATGCAGAACATCACCCACGAGGTTGAATTGATGATGCGTCAACGCCGTTTTTTAGTATTTCCCTTACTGATCGCGAGCAGTCTATTACCGGCTGTCGCTCAGGCTGATGAGATAACAGACCGCCTTTCAGAATCCCTTAGCGTTAATGGTCAGGCGATGCCTGTGGAAGCGGTGACAGAGACGCCCATGAGTGGCGTTTACCATGTGCGGCTGGAGAGCGGAGAGTCTTTCTACTCCAATGCGGACGGTAGCCACTTTCTTGTCGGCGACCTATATGAAAATGCGCCCGATGGGTTGGTCAATTTGACCGAGCAAGAGCAAAACCAAGAGCGTGCCGATGCGTTGGCGGCAGTGCCTGAAAGTGAGCTAGTGGTCTTCCGCGGTGCCGACGAGCCGAAGGCGACTGTCACGGTGTTTACCGACCCCACATGTCCTTACTGCGCCCGCTTACACGAAACGATTCCCGAGCTAAATGAGCGCGGTATCGCCGTTCACTACATGGCATTTCCACGCGCAGGCATGGGTAGCCAAGCCGCCACAACGCTGCAACAGGTGTGGTGTTCGGACAATCGCAGCGAAGCGATGACCCAAGCCAAGGAAGGAGAGGCTATTTCCAGCGCAGCAGACTGCGACAATCCTGTGGCAGGGCAGTATGATCTGGGTAAGGCGCTGGGTGTACAGGGCACGCCAGCGATTATTTTGCCCAATGGGCAGCTAGTGCCGGGTTTTGTGCCCCCTGAGCGACTCTCCGCCATGTTAGGCTTAGATGACGAATAA
- a CDS encoding YitT family protein, whose amino-acid sequence MRVEDLPKDQHRPYEDVMAMLLGTFFVALGVTFYTHAVLLTGSTAGLALLLSYMTSSVTGWGFGVYFFAINLPFYYLAVKRMGWSFTLRTFAAIGLVSLFSELTQGWVQFDSVPSIYAALMGGALMGIGMLMLFRHRTSLGGINILALYLQDKHGFRAGYVQLAIDGVILLIALTQLPLDRVGYSVLGALTLNLIIALNHKPGRYIGVS is encoded by the coding sequence ATGCGTGTTGAAGATTTACCCAAGGATCAACATCGCCCCTATGAAGATGTGATGGCGATGCTGCTGGGCACGTTCTTTGTCGCGCTGGGGGTGACTTTTTACACCCATGCGGTGTTGCTGACCGGCAGTACGGCAGGTTTGGCGCTGCTGCTCAGCTATATGACCAGCAGCGTGACTGGCTGGGGCTTTGGGGTGTACTTTTTTGCCATTAACCTGCCGTTTTACTACTTGGCGGTGAAGCGCATGGGCTGGAGTTTTACCCTACGTACCTTCGCCGCTATTGGTCTGGTATCGCTGTTTTCGGAGCTAACCCAAGGGTGGGTGCAGTTTGACAGCGTGCCCTCAATCTACGCTGCGTTAATGGGCGGCGCGCTGATGGGCATTGGTATGCTGATGCTGTTTCGTCACCGCACGAGCCTTGGCGGTATCAATATTCTTGCGCTCTACTTGCAGGATAAACACGGCTTTCGTGCAGGTTACGTTCAACTGGCGATTGATGGCGTTATCCTGCTGATTGCGCTGACCCAACTACCGCTGGATCGTGTGGGGTATTCGGTACTAGGGGCGCTGACGCTCAACCTGATTATCGCCCTGAACCATAAGCCAGGGCGCTATATTGGGGTGAGCTAA
- the rimM gene encoding ribosome maturation factor RimM (Essential for efficient processing of 16S rRNA), translating into MTRFEISQTDDTHVVLGKLTSPYGVKGWLKVYSYTSPMDSILEYPEWWVRQGETLKRMSIVQGRRQGKGIVVQLEGVDDRSAAEALAQTDILMPKETLPKLSDGEYYWHELEGMTVFTQAGERLGRVSYLFETGANDVMVVRGDSDAIDKRERLLPFLPDDVIVEISSQEGRMVVDWDPEF; encoded by the coding sequence ATGACGCGTTTTGAAATAAGCCAAACTGACGACACGCATGTGGTGCTAGGCAAGCTGACTAGCCCTTATGGGGTGAAAGGTTGGCTCAAGGTGTACTCCTACACTAGCCCGATGGACAGCATTCTCGAATACCCGGAATGGTGGGTGCGCCAAGGTGAAACCCTTAAGCGCATGAGCATTGTTCAGGGGCGTCGACAGGGCAAGGGAATTGTAGTGCAGCTTGAAGGGGTCGATGACCGTAGTGCGGCGGAAGCATTAGCCCAAACGGACATTCTGATGCCTAAAGAAACACTGCCTAAGCTTTCTGACGGCGAATACTATTGGCATGAGCTTGAAGGCATGACGGTCTTCACTCAGGCCGGCGAGCGGTTAGGGCGGGTAAGCTACCTGTTTGAAACCGGCGCCAACGATGTCATGGTGGTTCGCGGCGATTCAGACGCAATCGACAAGCGCGAGCGACTGCTGCCATTTTTGCCAGATGATGTCATTGTTGAAATCAGTTCCCAAGAGGGCCGCATGGTCGTCGATTGGGATCCTGAATTTTGA
- the xerD gene encoding site-specific tyrosine recombinase XerD, whose translation MSVIDAFLDALWLEQGASDHTLAAYRRDLTAWQCHLESHGEALLAPPPERISEWFASRREQGYQLRSNARLLSTLRSFYRWGRLNNQVESDPLTDIKLPRVIPGLPNTLEEDEVERLLMAPDTETPLGVRDRAMLELLYACGLRVSELVGLTGDAVNLRQNVVRVRGKGDKDRLVPMGEEAADWIAHYMATARLALMSDPTRPALFPGRGDKAMTRQTFWHRIKVHAITAGITRPLSPHTLRHAFATHLLNHGANLRVVQLLLGHSDLSTTQIYTHVAQARLESLHAEHHPRG comes from the coding sequence ATGAGCGTGATTGATGCTTTCCTGGATGCCCTCTGGCTCGAACAGGGCGCCAGTGATCATACGCTAGCTGCCTATCGGCGCGATTTAACCGCGTGGCAATGTCATTTGGAGAGCCATGGCGAAGCGCTGCTAGCGCCACCGCCGGAACGGATTAGCGAATGGTTTGCCAGCCGCCGTGAACAGGGCTATCAACTACGTAGCAATGCCCGACTATTATCGACACTGCGCAGCTTCTATCGTTGGGGGCGCTTAAACAACCAAGTGGAAAGTGACCCACTCACCGACATCAAGCTGCCGCGAGTAATCCCCGGCTTACCTAATACCTTGGAAGAGGATGAGGTGGAACGCCTACTGATGGCGCCGGATACGGAAACGCCTTTAGGCGTGCGCGATCGTGCCATGTTGGAGTTGCTTTACGCCTGTGGCCTACGGGTATCTGAGCTGGTGGGGCTGACCGGCGATGCCGTCAACCTTCGCCAAAACGTGGTGCGGGTGCGCGGTAAGGGTGATAAAGACCGCCTGGTGCCGATGGGGGAAGAGGCCGCGGATTGGATTGCGCACTACATGGCGACCGCACGGCTGGCGCTGATGAGCGACCCGACGCGCCCAGCGCTGTTCCCAGGGCGGGGCGACAAAGCCATGACCCGGCAAACGTTTTGGCACCGTATTAAGGTGCATGCCATCACCGCCGGGATAACCCGGCCACTGTCGCCACATACGCTTCGCCATGCATTTGCGACTCATTTATTGAATCATGGGGCCAATTTGCGGGTCGTACAGCTGCTGCTGGGTCATAGCGATTTATCGACGACCCAAATTTATACCCATGTAGCCCAAGCGCGCTTGGAAAGCCTACATGCAGAACATCACCCACGAGGTTGA